GGACGCCAACTGCCTACTCTCGGTTGCGGACCACTGTCTGCGCAGCCGCCACTACGTCAACGTCGTGGTCGCCGGGAAGCGCGCGATGCCGCAATGGCTCAGCATGGACGACGCGGTGGTCCACTGCACCGAGGGCATCGGCATTTGGGAATGGGCCGGAAACGACCGCGGCGTGGAACCGGATGCGGTCCTGGCTTGCTGCGGAGATACTCCGACCCTCGAGGTACTCGCGGCCGTGTCGATCCTGCGGGAACACCTGCCCGAGTTGAAGATCCGGGTGGTCAACGTCGTGGACCTGATGAGGCTGCAGTCGGCCACCGAGCACCCGCACGGGCTAAGCGACCGCGACTACGACACCCTGTTCACCACCGACAAACACATCATCTTCGCGTTCCACGGCTACCCGAGCCTGATCCACCGACTCACCTACCGCCGGACCAACCGCAATCTGCATGTGCGCGGCTACAACGAAGAGGGCACCATCACTACCGCCTTCGACATGCGGGTGCAGAACCGCTTGGACCGTTTCCACCTCGTCGCAGACGTCATCGACCGGATGCCCCAACTCGGCGCAACCGGCGACTACCTCAAGCAGGCGATGGCCGACAAGCTCGTCGAACACAGCCTCTACATCAACACCCACGGCCAAGACCTGCCCGAAATCCGCAACTGGAGCTGGAATCCACCGCGAGTGACTTCGACACCGCCGATCGGCGGACGAACAGTGTTCGCAGAGTTTCCGTCGGCCAGAGCCCTCCCCGTCACACGCCGACGTCCGACATAAGGAACAACCGGCATAATCGCTGACGCGCCCAATTCTCGGATCAGGCCGGACACATTGATGGGTAGCGACATATCAGGAACGCGGCGCAGTTGGCGTGCCGCGCCCCGTCGTTGCACAACAGCCAGCCCTGGCAATGGATCGCCGAGGATGCACGGCTACACCTCTACGTTGATCGCAACCGGATTCTCTACTCCGCCGACGAGCCGACGAGCTGCAGCTGGAACTGGCGAAGGCGTCGAAACTCACCGAATCGCTACGAGCGTACGATACCTCGTATCGTAATGAATTAAATTGTTGGACAGGTCATTTCGAAAAACCAGGTGGTCGAATTTCGGGTCCGGCATGGTGGCGGTTCATACCAGCGCCCGACGCTTAGCGAGAAGGCGGTGTGCCAAGTCCAGATAGGCATTGGCCACCACCGGCCAGGACATCGCCGGGGCCAACCGGCGTGCCTCCGCGGCCATCGAGCCAGCAAGGCGCGGCTCGGTCAGCACTCGGCGCAGGGCGGATGTCAGCGCATCGGGATCATTGTGCCCGACAACGATGCCCGCCCCACTGCCGAGGAGTTCGAGGGCGTGCGGGAACGCGGTCGCAACGACCGGCCTCCCGCTCGCGATGGCATCGACCAGAACACCGGAAGTGACCTGATCCGTCGAGTCGTAGGGCAGCACCACCACGGCCGAGGACTGGACAAGCGCCGCCAGCGACGATGCATCGCGGTAGTTGGCGTCAAAGCACACCGAGTCCGCGACGCCACGCAGTCGCGCCTGTTCGGCGCGGGCGTCACGGTATGCCTCGCCATCGGCGGCCAGAACCTTTGGGTGCGTGCGGCCGGCAATCAGGTAACGCGGCCGGCCATGGAGCTCATGCAGCGAACCCATCGCCTCGATGACCCGTTCGATGCCCTTGCCCGGACCCAGCAGACCCCAGGTCAGCAAAGTCGGTCGGCCGGAACGCTTCACGGGCGTGTTCCTCGGGACGGTCGCGCCATGCGCGATCGTGGTGACTTTCCGGCGATCAACGTCGTAGCCTAGGCACAGGCGTTGCCTGGCCGCCTCCGACATAACAACCACCTGAGCGGCCGTCGCCGCGATCGTCTCGAGCACCGAACGCTGGTGAGGGGTCGGGTCTTTGAGAACCGTGTGGGCGACCACGATCGACGGGATGCGCAGCGCGCCGATGATATCCACGACTTCGTCTCCGTCGACGCCGCCGTAGATGCCGTACTCATGCTGCACGACCGCGATGTCGCTCTCGTTCAGCAATTCGGAGGCTGCAGCCACCGACGTCGCGGAACCGTTGACCAGCTCTCCGATCACCCGAGCGTCAGAAGACAACGACCCGTCGGCCACCCGTACGACGCTGACGTCAGAACCATTCGCGTGCAGCCCTTCTGACAAGGCCGCACTGAACGTCGCCAACCCACACGGTGTCGGTGCATACGTACTGAGAATGCCGAAACTCGTTGGGCCGCAACGGCCTTGCCGAACGAAAGCAGAATTCGATGATCGAAAGAGGGATAGAGCACTCAAGGTGATCCCAATTGACGGTTATCACCGGCGTGCCCGGCGCGAGCCGTTGCTCTGCGAGATCAGCGGCGGACAGCTGACTTCATTCCGGACTGGCTGGATGCCCAACGTCACTCACACTACACGCGATGACCGGCTATCGCCGCGTGAGCCCGGCCAGTATGCGCAGGCCGACGGCGTGCCGACTGATACCGGCGTCGGCACCCTCAACCGTGAGGTGGCATTCGGCTTGCTCGGGCGTGTAGCCCCGACCGACGAGGACTCCGATTGCTTGATTAATGACCGACGCCTCTAAACGGCTTGTCGCGGAATCCCGTTCGGCAGGCACCGCCAGGTGCTGATCGAGGACGAAGTCACTCAGGGGCCGGCCGGTCAGCCACGCGAGGTCCGCGGCGAGGTCGACAAAGGTTCCCGGCGACCCCGCGTACAGGACGAGGACGACGGTCGGGAGAAGACCGACGTCACCGACACCTGGCACCGCGAGCCTGAGCGAGGTGCGGACATCACCCGTCCCGGCACTGTCGACGAATGTGGTGAACGCGAACGGCGGATCAATGCCGTCGACGGTCACGCTCAACCCCATGAAGGTGGGTATTGCCGCGGCGGCATCGGCCGTGAGCCGGCGCAGACTATCGGCGACATCGGCGCCCGGCTCATCCAACGCCGCGGTGAGGATGCCTAGGTCTGCGGCTAGCGCCGCTGCGATCTCCACAAGGGACTGCTCCGCTGCGCGCTCCCGAGCGCGATCGAGCGTGCCGGCGCCGCGCACGGCCGGTCGCTGTGCGTGGTGAGGATTCTCAAGACGCGAGTCAGGACCCGTCCCGTAACTGTTTCCCCGCTTGTTACGGTACGCCGGATGGACTCTCCGGCGTGGGTCGAGCGCGGGCGCGGGCGCGGCGCACGGCTTCATCGACAATGTGTTGGGCCACGTCGGCCAATTTGCGGTGCTGAGATTGGCTCATCGCTCGCAGTTGGGTGAACGCGTCCTCGGCGCTGCGCCCGGTACGTCCGCGGATCAGACCGATCGCTTGATCGATCACTGGGCGGGTGGACAACGCCGTCTGCAACTGGACAGTAAGAGCAAGCGCGTCCGCAAGGATCTGCGCGTTGTGTACGGCGACCGCCGCTGGTTTGGCGAACAACTCCCCAAACTCGGCGGCGTGCTCATCGAAAACGTCTTTGCCGTAGGCGTATACGTTGATCGCCCCGACCACGCGATCGGGCAGCAGCAGCGGCAGCGACAGCGCGCTGTGCACCCCCAACCTGCCGACCCGTGGACCGAACCGCGGCCACATCTTCTCCCCGCCCAACGACCCCGAGCGCACCGTGCGACGTTCCAGCGCCGCCGTGATGCAGGGCCCTTCGTTGAGGGTGACGTACTGAATTTCGTCAATCTCGGCGACAAAGGGAGCGCTGGCCGCCAACGCCGCGACCATGTCGTCCACCCGGTCGACATTGAGCAGCGTGACTCCGGCACCATCGGCCCCCGGTATCGCGCGGACGGCGAACGACGCTACCTCCGCCAGCAACTCGGGCAAGCGCCGATGACCGGCGACCAGACCCGCGAGATTGCTGATCGCCGCCTGTAAATCGGCATCGTCGGCACTGAGCTGCGCCGGTGTCCGCGATCCCAGCGGTGGGTCATCAGCGTCCTCGGTGGACTCCACCATTGCCGGTACCTGCCTCATAACCTGCTGGAGCCCGGCGGCACCGGCGACCAGCCACATACCCAGGGCGTACCCGCCGCGAGTTGCCTACCATCCTAGGGCGAAACTGGTTGGCCGGCCTAAGGCGAGGGTGGCTGATGGCTTCCCGACTTTGGGCACTCCGGCCGACCACGGTGTAGCGTGAGAGCTGCTGAGAATCTCAGCTGGTCCGGGACGGGTTCAGCCGTACGCTGCTCAACCCAAGGAGCGTTGCTCCGAGCCCTGACAATCCGGTGATCGCCCGCACGACGGGATCACCATGACCAAGACACTGTTAGACTCGGCCGCCCTGCCGGGCGATGCCATCTTCTCGACACCTTTCTCGACGCCTTTCCCCAAGTCGCGCAACGGTCAATTGGCGTATTGGGACACTCGCTGGATGAAGTCGTCGGTGGTCATCGTCAGCGCCCACGGCGACATCGACACTACGAACGCGCATACCCTGGCCGAGTATCCACTCGCCCACCTGATGCGTTGCCGCGGACTGATCCTCGATCTGACCCGTCTGGAATTCTTTGGTGCCGCGGGCTTCTCGGCGCTGCGCAGAATCTCGGTGAGCTGCGCGGGCGCTGGAATCGCCTGGGCGTTGGTCCCGGGTGCCGCGGTATCCCTGGTGCTGCGAATCTGCGATCCGGACCGCTTGGTGCCAACCGCCGATACCGTCAGCGCGGTACTAGCGAGCCTGCACGCAGCGGCGGCCGATTCGCACTACTCCGAATAACGGGTCCGAATAACGGGCGCAAAGTGCGGTGATGCCGGGAGACACCGATCAACGATGTCGTGAGCTTTTGTCGCTCAGCGAATCTGCTCAGGGATCGAATTCAGTGCGTCCAGTACGTGCACCGCAAGCTCGCCCGCGGCGGCATCATCGATTTTCGAGTGCGTTTTCAACGTCTCCTTGACGAGTCTTACACGCTTTTCATAAGGCGAGATAAGTGTTGACCGAGATACCATGATTTCATTCCTATTCCGTCCAGTTTGTTCAGTCAAGGAAAACCCCTCGACAGTATCGATCTTAGTCCGTGAATGGGCTGGCGTCTCCCCCCGCGTTGAGGAGGAATTTGACGGGTTGAATATCGTCGGACAACAGGAAGGCGCCGAAGCCAGAATAATCAAAACCCTCTTGACACGTCACTCGTCGATGATCGCCAAAATCTGGAAAATCCAGTCAGAAAGGTGCCGAATAGCTCGAGGTCCCCCGGTTGGCCGGCCGGGGCTGATAAAGCACGATTTCGAGTGCGAAAACCCCCCGAGGTCGACCAACAAAGGCGTCCACGACGAAGCAAGTCAATGCCCGATCGCCCCAGGGGTTTTCGTGTCGAACGGCTAGATGGCGGTCACTCCCACCGCTTGGGGGCCTTTATCCCCTTGGGCGATCTCGAACTGGACTCGCTGATTCTCCTCGAGCGAGCGAAAACCGCCTGATTGGATCTCAGAATAGTGGACGAACACGTCCTTTGCGCCACCGTCAGGGGCGATAAAGCCGAAGCCCTTTTCGCCGTTGAACCATTTCACGGTCCCCTGTGTCATACTAATTTCTTTCTCCTTCACATGGATGTAATTGAGATACATCCCTGTTCTCAGGGTAACATACTTGTAAAATACACAGGGATGGCAGGTTCCAGTGACCTTGGGGGCGCTGGATGTTCTTTGACTATTTTGTGTCCAGACGTCCTTCTAGCCCTGGAAGTTCGTTCTCCAGCTCAACCACGGCGTGTGCGATGACGCTGGATGCTAAGGATGCGCGCGGCCGCCGAGATGGGCCCCGAGATTGTTGGATTTCTCGATCTTCAAGTCGGCGAAGCATGCGCCGAGAAACTCCTGCGTAGCGGGGTACGTCGTAGACACTGAAATCGCTACGAAGCCAAATCCTTCGAAATCGGCGACGACACAACTTGGAATAGTCGTGTAACGAACCGCCGCAGTGCTAGCCGATCAGCACCGCATACCGCGGCTTGATCACGTCGTCGATCAGCGCCAGCCGCTGGTCGAACGGAATGAACGCCGACTTCATCGCATTGATGGTGAACCGCTCGAGGTCGCTCCATCCGTAGCCGAAAGCCTCTACCAGCCGGTGCATTTCGAGACTCATCGTGGTGTCGCTCATCAGCCTGTTGTCGGTGTTGACGGTCACTCGGAACCGCGCCCGGGCCAGCAGATCGAACGGGTGGTCGGCGATGCTCTTGACCGCGCCGGTCTGCACGTTCGAGCTCGGGCACAATTCGAGAGGAATTCGCTTGTCGCGCAGGATCGATGCCAGCCTGCCCAACTCGACACCGCGGCCCTCGACGACTTCGATGTCGTCGACGATGCGCACGCCATGGCCGAGCCGGTCGGCCCCGCAGAACGCGATCGCCTCGTGAATGGACGGCAGACCGAACGCTTCACCGGCATGAATAGTGAAGCGCGCGTTATGGTCTCGCATGTATTCGAACGCGTCCAGGTGTCGCGTCGGCGGATAGCCGGCCTCGGCACCGGCGATGTCGAAACCGACAACGCCCTTGTCCCGGAAGCGAATTGCCAGCTCGGCAATCTCTCGCGACATCGCGGCGTGCCGCATCGCGGTGACCAGAAGACGCGTGACGATCGGGCGGCCCGCCGCGGCGGCGGCCTTCTCGCCGGCGGCGAAGCCCTCCAGCACGGCATCGACGATCTCGTCGAAGGAAAGCCCGCGGTTGATGTGGAGCTCTGGCGCGAAACGGATCTCGGCGTACACCACGGAGTCGGCAGCCAGGTCTTCCACGCACTCGTAGCCGACCCGGAACAGCGCGTCCGGCGTCTGCATCACGGCCACGGTGTGCGAGAACGGCTCCAGATAACGCTCCAGTGAACCGCTGTGCGACCGAGTGCGAAACCAGGTCGCCAGCTCGTCGGCGTCGGTGGCGGGCAGCTCGTCGTAGCCGATCTGGCCGGCGATGTCCAGCACGGTCGACGGGCGCAATCCCCCGTCGAGGTGATCGTGCAGCAGTGCCTTCGGCGCTTTCTGGATCTGCCGCAATTCCAGTGGGGCGCTCACGAGGCCATCCCAATGATCAGCGGTCGCGGCGGCGGTGCCTTGTCGCCCACGCTCCAGCCGCGGTCCAGCTCGGCCATCGCGGCGCCGAGGCGTTCGGGGGTGTCGGTGTACAGCGTGAACAACGGCTCACCGGCGGCAACCGGCTGCCCCGGGCGCCGATGGATCCGGACGCCGGCGCCGGGCTGCACCTGCCCACCCGGACGGGATCGTCCCGCGCCGAGTCGCCAAGCTGCCAGCCCCACTGCCATAGCGTCGATGTTCCCCATTGTGCCGCTCCGCGGCGCGATCACGGTCTCTGAATGTGAACCGATTGGCAACGGTAGCGACAAGTCACCGCCCTGGGCCGCGACCAACCGGCGGAAGCGGTCCATCGCGGTGCCGTCGTGCAGGGTCTGGGCGGGATCACGGCCGTCGATCCCGGCCAGCTCGAGCATCTCGACGGCCAGCCGGATCGTCAGCTCCACGACGTCGGGCGGTCCGCCGCCGCCCAGCACCTCGAGCGCCTCGGCGACCTCGAGCGCATTGCCGACCGTCGCGCCCAGCGGGCTGTCCATATCGGTCAGCACCGCACGCGTGGGCACACCGTGTGCCACACCGAGCCCGACCATGGTTTCGGCCAGTTCGCGGCATTGCTCCTCCGACGACAGGAAGGCGCCGCCACCGACCTTGACGTCGAGCACCAGCGCGCCGATGCCCTCGGCCAGTTTCTTGCTCATGATCGAGCTGGCGATCAACGGCAAGGAGTCGACCGTGGCGGTGATGTCGCGCAGCGCGTAGATCTTCTTGTCGGCGGGGGCCAGCTCACCGGCGCCGAAGATCGCCGCCCCGATATCGCAGAGTTGTTGGTGCACTTGATGTTTGGATATCGTCGCGCTGAACCCCGTGATGGATTCCAGCTTGTCCAGAGTACCGCCGGTATGGCCGAGACCACGGCCGGAGACCTTGGGCACCGCACCACCACAAGCGGCGACGACGGGCACCAACACCAGCGTGGTCTTGTCGCCGACCCCGCCGGTCGAATGCTTGTCCACGGTGGCCAGCGGTTTACCACCGGACCGCAGATCGCTGAAATCCAGCCGGTCGCCCGAAGCCAGCATCGCCGCTGTCCACCTGACGATCTCGCCGTGGTCCATGCCACGCCAGAAGATCGCCATCAACAGCGCCGCCATCTGCTCCTCGGCCACGCGACCATCGGTATAGGCCGCCACGACCCAATCGATTGCGGCATCGGACAACCGAGCCCCGTCACGTTTGGTCCTGATGACCGTCGGGGCGTCGAATGCGAAGTCAGTCAAGGGCGTTCCCGGGTGAGATCATCGGCATCGAACGGATCGGGCAGTAGCTCTTCGAGGCGGCGGGGGCCGACCGGATGCGCGATCAGCAGGTCGCGTCCGCCGTGCTCCAGCAGGACTTGGCGGCATCGCCCGCACGGCATCAACAGCACTCCCTGTGAGTCGACGCACACCAGGGCAACCAACCGGCCGCCACCTGTCGCATGCAGGGCGGACACCACGCCGCATTCGGCACAGAGACCAAGGCCATATGAGACATTCTCCACATTGCAGCCGGCGACCACGCGACCGTCGTCGACCAACGCGGCCGCACCCACCGGGAACTGCGAATATGGGGCATAAGCCCCCGCTGCTGCCTGTATTGCTTTGTCCCGCAGCACATCCCAATCAATATCAGGCATACCGCAACCCCAATCACCGATCGGCCGAGTCGAGAAAGCCACCCTAACCCTGGCACGAAAGCGCCGTTGGCGAACGATGTTGGCTGGTTCCGGACCCATCGTTGCCGGGCTAAGCTCGATTGCCCGGCTTTAGTTTCGCGGATGAATAAGGGAACTGGTTTGAGCACGCAAGCGACGACCACAGATTCGGCATTACCGACACCGCCACCGGAGCCATCACGCAAGCGGCGGCCACCACGGACCCTGTATCGGGGAGATCCGGGGATGTGGTCGTGGGTGCTGCATCGCATCAGCGGCGCGACGATCTTCTTCTTCCTGTTCGTGCACGTCCTGGACACCGCTCTGGTGCGGGTGAGCCCGCAGACGTACAACGAAGTGATCACGACCTATAAGACGCCGATCGTCGGCCTGATGGAGTTCGGTTTGGTCGCCGCGGTGGGATTCCACGCGCTCAACGGGATCCGCATCATCTTGATCGACTTCTGGGCGGAAGGCCCCCGCCACCAGAAGACGATGCTGTGGATCGTCGCCGTCGTCTACCTGTTGGTCATGGTGCCCGCGGCGGTGGCCATCGGCATCCACATGATGGAGCACTTGCGATGAGCAGCCCCGACCTTCAGCTCGGCCGCGGCGAAGTAGCGCCGGTTCTGCAGCGCAGCCACGATCGTCCACCCAGCCTGGACAACCCGCGCTCACCGCGGCGGCGGTCCGGCATCCCCAACTTCGAGAAATTCGCCTGGCTGTTCATGCGGTTCTCCGGCGTCGCGCTGGTGTTCCTGGCGATCGGGCACCTGTTCATCATGCTGATGTGGGACGACGGCGTGTACCGCATCGACTTCAACTACGTGGCCCAGCGCTGGGCGTCGCCGTTCTGGCAATTCTGGGACCTGTCGCTGCTGTGGCTGGCGCAGTTGCACGGCGGTAACGGCCTGCGCACCATCATCGACGACTACAGCCGCAAGAACAGCACCCGGTTTTGGCTGAACAGCCTGCTGCTGTTGTCGATGGGATTCACGTTGGTGCTGGGCACCTACGTGTTGATGACGTTCAACCCCGATGTCGGAGGCTAACCCGTGATCCAGCAACACCGATACGACGTGGTGATCGTCGGCGCGGGCGGTGCCGGGATGCGGGCGGCCGTCGAGGCCGGACCCCGGGTGCGGACCGCCGTGCTGACCAAGCTCTACCCGACCCGCAGCCACACCGGCGCCGCCCAGGGCGGCATGTGCGCCGCGCTGGCCAACGTCGAGGACGACAACTGGGAGTGGCACACCTTCGACACCGTCAAGGGCGGTGACTATCTCGCCGACCAGGACGCCGTCGAGATCATGTGCAAGGAAGCCATCGACGCGGTGCTCGACCTGG
The Mycobacterium sp. 050128 genome window above contains:
- a CDS encoding glycosyltransferase; protein product: MSALSLFRSSNSAFVRQGRCGPTSFGILSTYAPTPCGLATFSAALSEGLHANGSDVSVVRVADGSLSSDARVIGELVNGSATSVAAASELLNESDIAVVQHEYGIYGGVDGDEVVDIIGALRIPSIVVAHTVLKDPTPHQRSVLETIAATAAQVVVMSEAARQRLCLGYDVDRRKVTTIAHGATVPRNTPVKRSGRPTLLTWGLLGPGKGIERVIEAMGSLHELHGRPRYLIAGRTHPKVLAADGEAYRDARAEQARLRGVADSVCFDANYRDASSLAALVQSSAVVVLPYDSTDQVTSGVLVDAIASGRPVVATAFPHALELLGSGAGIVVGHNDPDALTSALRRVLTEPRLAGSMAAEARRLAPAMSWPVVANAYLDLAHRLLAKRRALV
- a CDS encoding GAF and ANTAR domain-containing protein gives rise to the protein MVESTEDADDPPLGSRTPAQLSADDADLQAAISNLAGLVAGHRRLPELLAEVASFAVRAIPGADGAGVTLLNVDRVDDMVAALAASAPFVAEIDEIQYVTLNEGPCITAALERRTVRSGSLGGEKMWPRFGPRVGRLGVHSALSLPLLLPDRVVGAINVYAYGKDVFDEHAAEFGELFAKPAAVAVHNAQILADALALTVQLQTALSTRPVIDQAIGLIRGRTGRSAEDAFTQLRAMSQSQHRKLADVAQHIVDEAVRRARARARPTPESPSGVP
- a CDS encoding STAS domain-containing protein, encoding MTKTLLDSAALPGDAIFSTPFSTPFPKSRNGQLAYWDTRWMKSSVVIVSAHGDIDTTNAHTLAEYPLAHLMRCRGLILDLTRLEFFGAAGFSALRRISVSCAGAGIAWALVPGAAVSLVLRICDPDRLVPTADTVSAVLASLHAAAADSHYSE
- a CDS encoding DUF6307 family protein: MVSRSTLISPYEKRVRLVKETLKTHSKIDDAAAGELAVHVLDALNSIPEQIR
- a CDS encoding cold-shock protein; this translates as MTQGTVKWFNGEKGFGFIAPDGGAKDVFVHYSEIQSGGFRSLEENQRVQFEIAQGDKGPQAVGVTAI
- a CDS encoding adenosine deaminase, encoding MSAPLELRQIQKAPKALLHDHLDGGLRPSTVLDIAGQIGYDELPATDADELATWFRTRSHSGSLERYLEPFSHTVAVMQTPDALFRVGYECVEDLAADSVVYAEIRFAPELHINRGLSFDEIVDAVLEGFAAGEKAAAAAGRPIVTRLLVTAMRHAAMSREIAELAIRFRDKGVVGFDIAGAEAGYPPTRHLDAFEYMRDHNARFTIHAGEAFGLPSIHEAIAFCGADRLGHGVRIVDDIEVVEGRGVELGRLASILRDKRIPLELCPSSNVQTGAVKSIADHPFDLLARARFRVTVNTDNRLMSDTTMSLEMHRLVEAFGYGWSDLERFTINAMKSAFIPFDQRLALIDDVIKPRYAVLIG
- a CDS encoding thymidine phosphorylase: MTDFAFDAPTVIRTKRDGARLSDAAIDWVVAAYTDGRVAEEQMAALLMAIFWRGMDHGEIVRWTAAMLASGDRLDFSDLRSGGKPLATVDKHSTGGVGDKTTLVLVPVVAACGGAVPKVSGRGLGHTGGTLDKLESITGFSATISKHQVHQQLCDIGAAIFGAGELAPADKKIYALRDITATVDSLPLIASSIMSKKLAEGIGALVLDVKVGGGAFLSSEEQCRELAETMVGLGVAHGVPTRAVLTDMDSPLGATVGNALEVAEALEVLGGGGPPDVVELTIRLAVEMLELAGIDGRDPAQTLHDGTAMDRFRRLVAAQGGDLSLPLPIGSHSETVIAPRSGTMGNIDAMAVGLAAWRLGAGRSRPGGQVQPGAGVRIHRRPGQPVAAGEPLFTLYTDTPERLGAAMAELDRGWSVGDKAPPPRPLIIGMAS
- a CDS encoding cytidine deaminase encodes the protein MPDIDWDVLRDKAIQAAAGAYAPYSQFPVGAAALVDDGRVVAGCNVENVSYGLGLCAECGVVSALHATGGGRLVALVCVDSQGVLLMPCGRCRQVLLEHGGRDLLIAHPVGPRRLEELLPDPFDADDLTRERP
- the sdhC gene encoding succinate dehydrogenase, cytochrome b556 subunit; the protein is MWSWVLHRISGATIFFFLFVHVLDTALVRVSPQTYNEVITTYKTPIVGLMEFGLVAAVGFHALNGIRIILIDFWAEGPRHQKTMLWIVAVVYLLVMVPAAVAIGIHMMEHLR
- a CDS encoding succinate dehydrogenase hydrophobic membrane anchor subunit, encoding MSSPDLQLGRGEVAPVLQRSHDRPPSLDNPRSPRRRSGIPNFEKFAWLFMRFSGVALVFLAIGHLFIMLMWDDGVYRIDFNYVAQRWASPFWQFWDLSLLWLAQLHGGNGLRTIIDDYSRKNSTRFWLNSLLLLSMGFTLVLGTYVLMTFNPDVGG